In Ciconia boyciana chromosome 17, ASM3463844v1, whole genome shotgun sequence, the genomic stretch tgatCTACAGGGTTTACTACACAGGAAGGCATGGGTGTAGGGACATTGTGAGTAGATACCCTGGTACTTGCATTGATAAGCAGGTTGCGACTTATAGGGCTGGGGTTTGCAATCTGTCCCTCACATACTGAGGTAGTGCTAATGCCAGCTCTGGCCTGGCAGAACTGGTTAATCTGGTGCACAATGCTGCTCAGGTCCGGTGGCTGGTTCTGCTGCAGGGTGGCAGCCATAGAGAGGGGAATGGTTGAGGTAGACACGGTCACATTCGGCGGCGCATCTGCATCCGGCATCTTTCTGCTTCCATGTAAACCCGGCTGCAGCAAAGGATTCGGGGGGTGCTGCAGAGTCTGGTGTGCCATGGTCTGAGGATGCTGCAAGCCCTGCGGCTGCTGCATATTCTGAGGGTGCGGCAGCGTCTGTGGCTGCGGAATCCCCTGAGGGTGCGGTAAGCTTTGTGGCTGTGGTATACCCTGAGGGTGCTGCAAAGTCTGTGGCTGCGGTATACTCTGGGGGTGCGGCAAAGTCTGTGCATGCTGGAGAGCCTGCTGGCGAGCAAGCGCCTGGGGGTGGGTTAAAGTGCTAGGTGCAACGTATGGTGTGGAAGGGGGATTCATCATCGCTTCCGGCAGCAGACGCGTGCGTGTCCCGTCAAAGTCTTTGATAATTCCTTTCGCTGGAGATTTGACTATCGCCAGGAGGCCTGTTTTCGTGGTGGCCTGAGACGGGTAAGGACTGTACCTCTGGCCCGAAGTATCAAGTCCGTTCACAGTACGACGTATGTGTTTCCTCTGGGGAACCTTGACACTGTTTGGAAAAATTTTTATAGTCAGTGGATTGTTGGCGACCTTCTTAGCATAAGCATCCAATTCTGCTGGGGTAGGATACTGTGCAGATCTCATTTTCTGTGTAGTGTCCCCTGTGGAGAAAGGAAATTTGTCAATACCAATTCTGGTAAGCAAGAGATCAACCCCAGGGCAAGACAGTTGCACAACAAGGGCAGAAAATCTCCAAGGAATCAAGAGGCAAGAACTTCATCTTCCCAGACCAGCAGATCGTGTACCAGATACCTCATTCCCTTTATTACCTGGTGACCAACACAACCCCCAGTTCAGCTTAAGGCACGACCTGCCTAGGGGAGCAAAACGAAACCAGTGTTTTCAGAGTATGTTTACAGTTGGGCAAAAACAGGTAACATGCCATAAACATCAGATTGTCTCCAGCTTGAAGTATTTCTTACAGCTTGCAGTGGTGGGCTAGTTTCTATTCTCTTAATTTAAGGCTGCCTCCCCATGGCCCTTCAAGCCATTCTCAGTATCTCTACCGTGTAATTCGGAAATCAGAAAGTTATGAATTAAACATTAAACCTGTGTAATGCTGAGGTGGGAACCATACGAAGCACTTTAGCTCAAGCCTCCATTTACATCTGAGTTCTCTTCTAGATGCTGACATCTGAAAGCACTTTGAGTGTCTTTTTGTCCATTAGGAAGCCCTTGTCAGTCCAAGTTCAGCAAATGGAAGGAGGCTACACATGCGCTATTTTACGGCTTGCaattatttcttcagctgaattttCAGTGTGGCACCTTGCTAAGGACAGCATCCTCATATCACACAGCAAAATTATGTAATTACCTCACAAGATTAAAAACATGCTACTCCCCAGACCACAGACAAGACTTCTGGAGACAGAGGTGTGGTTTCACTTACTCCGATTTACCAGATACCTACCTTGCCCACAAGCTCGAAGTGCTTCTGGGAAGAACTTCAGAAATCTAGGGAAATATGCTTGAGCCTCTCTCGCTATAATCGTATTCCAAGCAGAGAGTTGGGCCATTCCCCtaccacagctctgctgcttaaCTCCTATAGGACTACTGCTTTAGAAGTGATTTTATAATCTTCAAATAATGGCTTGCAGCTTTGACAATCcgattttgcttttgcttgattccccccacacacacacaccttgcAAACAgtttactggaaaaaaacacccatCCTTTTTGCTAAAATTTTCAGCAACCCCATGCcatctgctgctgtgctgaaagAATGGGAAACACAGCAGCCAGCTCCTCCAGAGCCCAagagcaccccagccccacatctgGCCCTCTGACCCAAGGAAATCTAACGCTCCAGTAAAAAGCTTGATGCTCCCAGGCAAACAGCCCTTCCTCTTGAAAATCCACCTCTCATTCTTTTAAGCAAATTGCCTCCAAAAGGTTCCTGAATACAGCTCCAGTCTGAGTACCAgccatttctctctttccatccTGCAGCTTCCAGTTTTCACAGGTGAGGGAGAGCAGCACTACTCTAAGAGCAGTCACTTTCAGAAAGTAAggccagaaaatggaaaataggaTGGATACCAAAAGAAAGgataattacagaaatattaaaagtatCTTTTGTGAAATAAGCAGCTTTGCAAGCATGCTGCCTTGCACCTCTAGCACCGCACATACCATCGTGCCTGTTACACTCTTACTCTCTGTGCTCTCCAAACACTGGCACACACCATCCTTTCTCTAATCAAAGGAAATGCTCATTTCATATTAACCTGAACATCCTCTCTGTTCATATCCCTgtacctgctgctgcaggcagatggTTTCTATCTGTCCTTTTGAGCGAGCTGCTATGCTCCTAACACAGAGAAGAGCCTCGAATGGATTTGCCAGTACTACCTTGCCTCAACAGCCACGGCCTTCATGAGCTtcccagcttttatttttagcattgcCCATGCCCATTAAGTTCTGTTTCTTCCCCAAGAGATGACCCTTGCAACTTGCCATGAATCAGAGAAGAACCATCAACAACAGACAAAGGAATCCTCTCCTGTCTGCATTATATAAGGTTTATGTTACGGTTACAGCCATTGTCacataaagcttttattttcagatgaaaaattaagtaGATACTTTAAGACACCTTTACCATCAAAATTTCCCAGCCTGGTTTACAGTTCTACAGGCATATCAGCAAATTAGGTGGTAAACATAAACACTGAACAGAtacactaaatatttttttacccAAGCATCTGTTTTTCCGTTACACAGGAACTGTGATAGAAGCTTTTAGAAAGCAGCTAAACCAGCAATGTTTGAACAGGCTGCAGCTATCAGTTACAACACATCTGTAAACCTGAATCTGGAAGAACTCCTTCCTCTGATGAGAGAAAATAACCCCTCAGTTAAATGACGCACCAACATCA encodes the following:
- the FAM222B gene encoding protein FAM222B isoform X1 yields the protein MLACLPGPGDLSFQLLSYTQMNTGLQKWDTTQKMRSAQYPTPAELDAYAKKVANNPLTIKIFPNSVKVPQRKHIRRTVNGLDTSGQRYSPYPSQATTKTGLLAIVKSPAKGIIKDFDGTRTRLLPEAMMNPPSTPYVAPSTLTHPQALARQQALQHAQTLPHPQSIPQPQTLQHPQGIPQPQSLPHPQGIPQPQTLPHPQNMQQPQGLQHPQTMAHQTLQHPPNPLLQPGLHGSRKMPDADAPPNVTVSTSTIPLSMAATLQQNQPPDLSSIVHQINQFCQARAGISTTSVCEGQIANPSPISRNLLINASTRVSTHNVPTPMPSCVVNPVDHAAAAIPPASVNVPMVNINRVPPAYQNEIKSVAWNQHQLAHLQQMCGDAAGPAGLAGKHPQREIAGQSFPGKTSNYPQELCMGQSFSLKPPIEKPTPSPPVNGLQGPLPYTNGHYFQPIWNNILPTPNSDSSGSQDLAMPFHGGQPAGAPLDCAGGTHYRAGAGPSSQNNVMQTMDYLSGDFQQSCFRDQSMAVLGKVHRPPMNRAPEPTDSRNLHIQHPGYR
- the FAM222B gene encoding protein FAM222B isoform X2 — encoded protein: MRSAQYPTPAELDAYAKKVANNPLTIKIFPNSVKVPQRKHIRRTVNGLDTSGQRYSPYPSQATTKTGLLAIVKSPAKGIIKDFDGTRTRLLPEAMMNPPSTPYVAPSTLTHPQALARQQALQHAQTLPHPQSIPQPQTLQHPQGIPQPQSLPHPQGIPQPQTLPHPQNMQQPQGLQHPQTMAHQTLQHPPNPLLQPGLHGSRKMPDADAPPNVTVSTSTIPLSMAATLQQNQPPDLSSIVHQINQFCQARAGISTTSVCEGQIANPSPISRNLLINASTRVSTHNVPTPMPSCVVNPVDHAAAAIPPASVNVPMVNINRVPPAYQNEIKSVAWNQHQLAHLQQMCGDAAGPAGLAGKHPQREIAGQSFPGKTSNYPQELCMGQSFSLKPPIEKPTPSPPVNGLQGPLPYTNGHYFQPIWNNILPTPNSDSSGSQDLAMPFHGGQPAGAPLDCAGGTHYRAGAGPSSQNNVMQTMDYLSGDFQQSCFRDQSMAVLGKVHRPPMNRAPEPTDSRNLHIQHPGYR